gtatgtacaatatgcatttatgtatccatccatccatccattctctgaactacttatcctcacaacggtcacaggagtgccatagccaatcccagctgactttgggcaggaggcgggggggggggtacaccctcaactggtcaacagccaatcgcagggcgcatggagacagacaacactcgcgttcacaatcacaattttaggggcaatttagtgtccaattaatgttgcatgttttagggatgtgggaggaaaccggagtgggcggagaaaactcacgcaggcacgggcggaacatgcaaactgcacacaggcagggccgggatttgaaccccaatcctcagaactgtaacgcCAACaatctacagctgctccactgaaCCGAAGTGCAGTTCATTTCCCATTAATTGTTCTTATTGATGGTGTTGTTGTTGGTGtgatgctgtttttatttttaagaagtaTAAATTGTTACTGGATGGTAAAAATATAcgccaggggtcgggaaccttttcgactgagagagccataaatgccaaatatttgaaaacatcaTTTCAAAAAAGCCATGcagcattttaaaaactaaatacaagtgtactTGCGTATTTAtctaagaccaacacttttagagtacaataagtcattcttttgaataacgttgttatgatgttgctaaccaatgatgacaaaagtacttttgacCACGAATGCCACATCTGGTGCTGcccggttttgctgatggcttcgGAGTCTGTTTCACacatcgtcagattaagcttcacgcaaccgttgagacttccatccgttcatcgtgaacgtaattcaattggATTTGCCGTCATGccggtacgatggtgaacagttcttgccgacaacggcgtgtcttttattcgtttgatgatcttgtctttatgcaaagttgtcaaaatgttgattggcaacgcagagtacaaatgctttggcGTAATCCCCatttgtgaatttaaacacacgtCAGAACCGTCCCCCTCCACAAAggttgtccattcttgttgaaaacttcagtatGTGCAGTATATTTCGTCAGACCTTTGACAAAAGCGTTTGTTCTGACCGCGTCGGCGCCCGGCCCTTCTGCACCCGCACACACTGACTGCCAGCACCGAAcaacggcaaccccactaggacaaactgtctccgCGTCATTTGGGACAGAATCACATGTACGGTATGTCCTTATGAGGACTCTGCTGGCCATATGCAGCCACCGAAAGAGCCAGCTATGGCTCGCGGGCCACagtttcccgacccctgctatACACTGTACCTTGTTTTTCTATCCATTGCCTCACTTCGAACAGCATTGATGACGATGGCAGCAGCAGCTTATGGCTCTCCTTTATCAGTACTTCTTttcaaattttgtcttttttttttttttatgcacactTTGCCCACGTATACCTTGGCACTACACCGCTACACGCACCAGGAATATTTGGACCTTGTAAACTGACTGAAAACAGCAGTCTTGAGCAGTCTTTTGCCGCAAACGCGACATCGCAGACGAGCTAGTGAGATCGCCGGGCTCGCGGTGGATTGTTGTCGGGCCAGAAAAGCGCcgtaggaggaggaggaggaggaggaggagggagaggaatGAGAAGCGGGACCATCAGTCCAGCCACCTCAACAGGCTAAAGAACAACCCACACAGAGAAACCCACCCACCCCGCCAACTTCGATTCCCACCTGGTCGCACACCAGGCAAATAATTGACAGAGGACAACATTGCTATCGCGCTGCATGCTGCGTTAAGCCACTTGGAACAACAGCAGAGCTACGCTCGAGTACGATTTATGGATTACAGCTCAGCCTTTAGCACAATCATAGACTGTGGACAAAATCCGACATCTTGGGCCTCCATCCGCTCTCATGTTTCTGGATCAGAGAGTTTTTGAGCAACAGACCGCAGACTGTGAGATTCGGCTCCCATCTTTCCTCCACCCGCACACTGAACACCGGCTCACCGCAGGGGGACCGGTACGTGCCCGTCACCCTCCTGTACCGTCTCTCCACCTTCGACTGCAGCCCAGACCACAAAAATAGCATCGGCAAATTGGTTGATGACACAACAGTGGTTGGTCTGATCTCGAAGGGAGACAAGGCGGACTACAAAGAGGAGGGCCAGAAGCTCACAATTTGGGGCTCAGATAATTTGACActgaacactaaaaaaaaaaacaaaggagatatttgtgaacttcaggagaATGACAACTGCACGGGCACCACTCTTCCTTTACAGAAAGTGTGTGGAGAGAGTCCGCCCATTCAAGTTCTCGGGAGTCCATGTCTTTGAGGACCTCTTCTGGACAGACAACATCGGAGCGGTCATCAAGAAGGTTCTACGgcatctccacttcctgagtACTCGGGAAAAAacacctagaaaaaaaaagttgcaactgGACTTCTGTCGCTCATCCATTGAGAGTCTGCTGAGGTATTTTTGTCTCCATCTGGTACGCAAGCCGCACTGAGGCGGACTGAGAGAGACTTCGGAGGACAATGGGAGCAGCACAGAAGACTGTCGGCTGGCCTCTCAACCCCCGTGGCAGACATTTACTGCTCTCTGTGTCTCAGCAGAGCTCAAAACATGACAGTATTACGATCGAGCGCCTGCCAGCTGGAAAGCGCAACAGACGCGTAAAAGCAAAGACTAGCAGACTGAGGAAAACTTTTTCCAGAGAGCCATCAGCACCCTgaactctcatttttcctcgAGTCATGCTATTAATGTGAAGGCACGCTGATTTCAATATACTCAGCAACACTTCTAATGCCGTCGATTTTACACgtgcatttttgtgtatttttacctacttattttttttaatgtattgtgTAATGTATTGCTTTTCCGTATGCACTGATAAATTCTCCTATTTTGTAGAACAGTTGTATAATTGCAGTAAatggcatttatttattcaaaagcaaagtcaaaatgtatttacctGCAAGGTGGAGGGGGCGGAGTCGCTGGTGACGGACACGCCGGCGCTCCTGGGAATGCTGGACACGAAGTACCTGGAGCCCTTGGGCACGGGCTGCCGGACCACCAGCTTCCCCTTCCTGGTCTCGGCCAGAAACAGACTGTACCAGTAGGCGTCGTTGGACACCAGGGTGGAATCGGCCAGCGTGGAGTTCCTCTCGCTGATCACGCTGCTCCTGCAGGGAGGGGCCGCCTGGCCGGGCTTGACCTTCTGACACTTGAGCACCACGCAGACCGAGACGGTGATGAGCAGCAGGAAGGACACCGAGCCCAGACCGATGACCAAGTACACGTTGAGGTCGGAGAAGACGTCGTATTCCGGAGGCGCCTCGCCGCCGTCCGAGTAGGCCCTGGCGGCCGTTTCCACCGTGGACAGCTTGATGGTGACCGTGGCGGAGAGGGCGGGCTGCCCGTTGTCCTTGGCGACCACCACCAGTCTCTGGTGGCGCCAGTCTTTGTAACTGAACATCCTGGTGGTGCGGATCTCGCCGTTGTACTGGTCCAGGCTGAACAGGGAGGCGTCGCTCACCTGCAGGAACTGGTAGGTGATGCGAGAGTTGTGCACGGAGTCCTCGTCCAAGGCGATCACCTTGGCCACCAGAGAGCCTTTCTCCGTGGATCGGGGGATCTTCTCCTCCGCCGCCGAGCCGTGCGCCCGCCACGGAGAGACGATGACCGGAGCGTTGTCGTTCTGGTCGACCACCGCCACGCGGACGCTCACCTTGCTGCTGAGCGGAGGAGAGCCCGAGTCCCTGGCCTCGATGTGGAAGAGAAAGTCCTTCTCCATCTCGTAGTCGAAGGTCTTGAGTGCGTACAGGTTGCCGTTCTCCGGGTTGATGGAGAACAGCATGGACATGGAGGTGTTGGCGATCTCCTTCTCCACGATGAAGTACACCAGGTACTGGTTCTCGTGCAGGTCGGGGTCGAAGGCGCTCAGGGACGTCAGCAGGGCGCCGGGAGCGTTATTCTCCGGCACGCGGATGTTGTAGAAGGGCTGCGGGAAGCGCGGCacgttgtcgttgacgtccagCAGATGCACAGTTATCGTTTCATTATCAGATAACGGTGGCCTTCCCGAATCTCTCACGATGAGCGTGATGTCATAATCTGGCACCGATTCCCGATCCAAAGGTTTGGACACAATTAGCTTGTAATGCATCGGCCTGTCCGATGACTTGTTTAAAACAAAAGGGATCGAGTCGCGAATGAATAAATCAACTTTCCCGTTGTCACCCGTGTCCCTGTCGTCGATGGCCACCAGAGCGATGACGGTTCCGACAGGCACGTCCTCCCTTACTGCGTTTTTAACGGACTGAAGGGTGATTTCTGGGTAGTTGTCGTTCATGTCCGCGACGTGGACGAGCACCTTACACTGGCCCAGGAGCGGATGCGAGCCTTGGTCCCTGGCTTCGATGTGCATCTCATAAAATTTCATATCTTCGTAATCGACGGTACCCTTCACCGTTATCTCGCCCGTGCTGGGGTTCATCGCAAACACGTCTTGGGTTTTTTCTGACGTGTAAAGCGTGAAGGAGTACACGAGCTCTGAATTTGGCCCCTCGTCGAGATCTGTTGCGTTGAGCTTGATCACCGTGGTTCCGACGGGGGAATTCTCCGTCATATCTACTGCATAAATCTGCTTGTCAAACCGAGGCGGGTTGTCGTTCGTATCCTGCACTCTCACGATAATATTGGCGGTACCGGAGCGCACTGGACTACCGCCGTCTTCCGCTGTTAGTATTAAATTATGGACCGCCGTCTCCTCCCGGTCCAAAGACCTGGTCAACACTAAAGCCACGTATTGACTTCCGTCGGTGCCCGTCTGGATTTCAATGGTAAAATGTCGGGTTTGGCTGAGTTTGTAGGTTTTGATTGTATTCATGCCGGCATCGGGATCCACCGCATTGGGGAGGGAGAATCTCTCCCCGGGCGTCGCCGACTCCGACACGTCCAGTTGTACTCGATCTCGTCGGAAATGCGGCGCGTTATCGTTGATATCGGTTATCTCGAGCTCGATGTTGAAGATGCGCAATGGACTTTCTACGATGACGTCGAGCTTAAGGAGACAAGAGACTGGTTTGGAGGGGCAGAGATATTCCCTGTCCATTGTCTCCGCGATGAGCAGCTCCCCCGTCTTCTTATTGACATCCAGATATTTTTTGTTGTGGAAAATATCGAGTTTTACCTCCCGTTGGGCCAGGCCTCCGGGCTCCAGCCCCAGATCGGCGACGAGGTTTGCCACCGCCGAGCCCGTCTCCATCTCCTCGGGAACGGAGTAGCGTGTCACGGACAAAGCGGCCGGCCATGCGGCACACAACACAAAGACCCCCGTCCAAAAAGCCATCCTTTGTCTCGCATGACACATGGCTCCCGTCCTGTTGCCGCGGGACGAACCTCCTTAATGGCTCTCAATCAAAGATCCAAATCTAATCCGGAGAAACAGAAACCTCGGATACGAAAGAAAATCATGTCTCCACCCTTGGCAACGGCTGCGGGGAGATGGGAATGAGGCTCACATGAATGACGTTCATGCAGTACAGGGCAACAGCGACACCGTGTGGTAGAAAAGGCGCACCGTGCCCTTGCGAGGGGCCAGTTTTAGACTCATTTTCATTGCTGCGACTCCTTTTTCCTGATGAGATTCAACACTTACGCTGCTGCTGTTGACAAAATGACATTTCTCCTCTTGGGATGCATAAAATGGTTCCGGATGCCTTTCACGTCATCGTGAAAAAAATCTTACTTCCGTTCAAGTCAAGAAAATGTTTACTCTTGAGAGATATGATGTCATATATTGCTTTCTAAACTGTTACCATggggtcgtttttttttttttccattggcgccacggtggcgcagctgtagagtgttggcctggcctcacagttctgaggaccagggttcaaatcccgaccccgcctgtgtgaagtttgcatgttctcctcgtgcctgcgtggcttttcccacatcccaaaaaacattcattggacactctaaattgcccctaaaattgtgattgtgagcgcaactgctgtctgtctccatccatgtgccctgcgattggttagcgaccagttcagggtgtaccctgcctcctggccattgacagctgccattggctccaccactcccatgacccttgtgaggataagcggctaagaaaatggatggatggaaatccaCATTCTGAATGTGACATCATTCTTTTGGAGAGAAcgtcaaggtgactgcaaactttctttctgctattttatGTTGACGTGTGTATTTATGTGTTTGGGATCTTCCCCTGTATGTCCAATTATTAAAAAGGCGTGATAGTCAAGAATAATGTCTACttcaaatgggggggggggtcatatcGCCCTATTAGGTTAGGGTTATGTTTCCATAAAAGGGTTTCAAACAAATACTACTGTAAttctttttttagctgcttGAGCTGTCCGGGTATATAATTCATGTTGTCAATTGGTATTTAGAGTTGAGAAAATGTACCAAAAAAGTACAAAGATAAGAGTGACACCACCTTGCTGGCTTCTGGccgtttttcttttcagctggGGAACTGCTGCAAGTTGAGAACAGGAGTCAGGgtgagtaaaaacaaaaaaagaaaaaagaaggtcATGGAAACCCTACTAGAACATCAGAACTTCATCTGAGGTTAAGCAAAGGTAGTTTAAATGCTGGCAGGTGTGCACTGACTCGCAATTAACACAAACTTTATTGTGATTGGTTAATTCCaaagagggtgtgcacatttgcgcaagcccattttttttgttttgttttgttttttccacctctcaaaacgatggaaaaaaaaatcaattgtcaATATATCTGTGCAGCTTTGAGGTCACATATTggtgaaaacattttattttatatcgcAAAAAGGTAGTATTTGAAaaggggtgtgtcgactttttatatccaccatGTGAATGTTGCTAATAAGTAATGGATAATGGATAATAAGTAATGTTGCTAAGTAATGGAGAAAATGATTGCACCACCCAATTGTTTCTTGTT
The sequence above is drawn from the Syngnathoides biaculeatus isolate LvHL_M chromosome 11, ASM1980259v1, whole genome shotgun sequence genome and encodes:
- the LOC133509023 gene encoding protocadherin alpha-C2-like; protein product: MCHARQRMAFWTGVFVLCAAWPAALSVTRYSVPEEMETGSAVANLVADLGLEPGGLAQREVKLDIFHNKKYLDVNKKTGELLIAETMDREYLCPSKPVSCLLKLDVIVESPLRIFNIELEITDINDNAPHFRRDRVQLDVSESATPGERFSLPNAVDPDAGMNTIKTYKLSQTRHFTIEIQTGTDGSQYVALVLTRSLDREETAVHNLILTAEDGGSPVRSGTANIIVRVQDTNDNPPRFDKQIYAVDMTENSPVGTTVIKLNATDLDEGPNSELVYSFTLYTSEKTQDVFAMNPSTGEITVKGTVDYEDMKFYEMHIEARDQGSHPLLGQCKVLVHVADMNDNYPEITLQSVKNAVREDVPVGTVIALVAIDDRDTGDNGKVDLFIRDSIPFVLNKSSDRPMHYKLIVSKPLDRESVPDYDITLIVRDSGRPPLSDNETITVHLLDVNDNVPRFPQPFYNIRVPENNAPGALLTSLSAFDPDLHENQYLVYFIVEKEIANTSMSMLFSINPENGNLYALKTFDYEMEKDFLFHIEARDSGSPPLSSKVSVRVAVVDQNDNAPVIVSPWRAHGSAAEEKIPRSTEKGSLVAKVIALDEDSVHNSRITYQFLQVSDASLFSLDQYNGEIRTTRMFSYKDWRHQRLVVVAKDNGQPALSATVTIKLSTVETAARAYSDGGEAPPEYDVFSDLNVYLVIGLGSVSFLLLITVSVCVVLKCQKVKPGQAAPPCRSSVISERNSTLADSTLVSNDAYWYSLFLAETRKGKLVVRQPVPKGSRYFVSSIPRSAGVSVTSDSAPSTLQSKVERRYRRVTGTYRSPCGEPVFSVRVEERWEPNLTVCGLLLKNSLIQKHESGWRPKMSDFVHSL